In Caldisphaera lagunensis DSM 15908, a single genomic region encodes these proteins:
- the psmB gene encoding archaeal proteasome endopeptidase complex subunit beta — translation MILFDKENSLKAFHGTTTVGFITKNAVILAADKRATAGTLIASRTVKKIVKITDYAAMTIAGLVADAQMLADAIREEARLYETMNKRKLTVKGMATLLANVLFSTKYYPYLVQLIVGGYDTEPRLYNLDYFGSITEEKMTSTGSGSPVALGVLEKDYRPDLSLEEAMNLAAKAIKVAIMRDSATGDGVDVIAISSGGIRESFIPLQQLLS, via the coding sequence TTGATATTATTTGATAAAGAAAATTCATTGAAGGCTTTTCATGGAACAACAACTGTTGGATTTATAACAAAAAATGCAGTTATTTTAGCTGCAGATAAAAGGGCAACTGCCGGTACATTAATTGCTAGTAGAACAGTTAAAAAAATCGTCAAAATAACAGATTATGCAGCTATGACCATTGCAGGATTAGTAGCTGATGCGCAGATGTTAGCAGATGCAATAAGAGAAGAGGCTAGATTGTATGAAACTATGAATAAAAGGAAATTAACAGTTAAAGGCATGGCTACACTTTTGGCAAATGTATTGTTCTCAACAAAATACTATCCATATCTTGTTCAACTTATAGTTGGGGGATATGATACAGAGCCAAGGCTATATAATTTAGATTATTTTGGAAGCATTACTGAAGAAAAAATGACTTCAACAGGTTCAGGATCTCCAGTTGCATTAGGAGTACTTGAAAAGGATTATAGACCGGATTTGAGTTTAGAAGAAGCTATGAATTTGGCTGCTAAGGCCATAAAAGTAGCTATTATGAGGGATTCTGCAACTGGAGATGGTGTAGATGTAATTGCTATATCTTCTGGAGGTATTAGAGAAAGTTTTATACCCCTCCAGCAACTCCTTTCTTAA